One Thunnus maccoyii chromosome 14, fThuMac1.1, whole genome shotgun sequence genomic window carries:
- the ppp2r5d gene encoding serine/threonine-protein phosphatase 2A 56 kDa regulatory subunit delta isoform isoform X1, with protein sequence MPNKTKKEKETTKSAKSSTKNSNSSGGGGGGGKDAAADNSDESQQQQSGSKRPSNSTPPPTQLNKIKYSGGPQLVKKERRQSSSRFSLTRNRELQKLPALKDAPPVDREELFVQKLRQCCVLFDFVSDPLSDLKYKEVKRAGLNEMVEYITHNSDVVTECIYPEAVIMFSVNLFRTLPPSSNPTGAEFDPEEDEPTLEAAWPHLQLVYEFFLRFLESPDFQPNVAKKYIDQKFVMSLLELFDSEDPRERDFLKTILHRIYGKFLGLRAYIRRQINNIFYRFIYETEHHNGIAELLEILGSIINGFALPLKEEHKMFLIRVLLPLHKVKSLSVYHPQLAYCVVQFLEKDSSLTEPVIMGLLKFWPKTHSPKEVMFLNELEEILDVIEPSEFVKVQEPLFRQLAKCVSSPHFQVAERALYYWNNEYIMSLISDNAAKILPIMFPALYKNSKSHWNKTIHGLIYNALKLFMEMNQKLFDDCTQQYKAEKQKEKYKLKEREEIWHKIEELARQNPQVHSPSNKLHPLRPGLHPQEEYMLYSDSSVAVYSMETETPTAEDIQLLKKTVETEASQGLKDLKKDKVLMRRKSELPQDVYTIKALEAHKRAEEYLTANQEAL encoded by the exons GAAACAACCAAATCTGCCAAAAGCAGCACGAAGAACAGTaacagcagcggcggcggcggcggcggcgggaaAGATGCTGCCGCCGACAATTCAGACGAA tcccagcagcagcagagtggcAGTAAGCGTCCCAGTAACAGCACGCCGCCTCCCACTCAGCTCAACAAGATCAAATACTCTGGAGGTCCTCAGCTGGTGAAGAAGGAGCGACGCCAGAGCTCGTCCCGCTTCAGCCTAACCAGgaacagagagctgcagaaacTACCTGCTCTCAAAG ATGCTCCTCCGGTGGACCGTGAGGAGCTGTTCGTGCAGAAGCTGCGTCAGTGCTGCGTTCTGTTCGACTTCGTCAGCGACCCGCTCAGTGACCTCAAGTACAAGGAGGTGAAGAGAGCCGGACTCAACGAGATGGTCGAGTACATCACGCACAACAGCGACGTGGTGACCGAGTGTATCTACCCAGAGGCCGTCATCAtg ttttcAGTGAACTTGTTCCGGACTCTTCCTCCGTCCTCCAACCCGACCGGAGCCGAGTTCGACCCCGAGGAGGATGAACCGACGCTGGAAGCTGCCTGGCCCCACCTGCAG CTGGTTTACGAGTTCTTCCTCCGGTTCCTGGAGTCTCCAGACTTCCAGCCCAACGTCGCCAAAAAATACATCGACCAAAAGTTTGTCATGTCG CTGCTGGAGCTGTTTGACAGCGAAGATCCCCGAGAGAGAGACTTCCTGAAGACCATCCTGCACCGGATCTACGGCAAGTTCCTCGGCCTCCGAGCCTACATCCGCCGCCAGATCAACAACATCTTCTACAG atttatttatgAGACAGAACATCACAACGGCATCGCTGAGCTGCTGGAGATCCTGgggag TATAATCAACGGCTTCGCTCTCCCGCTGAAAGAAGAACACAAGATGTTTCTGATCAGAGTCCTTCTGCCGCTTCATAAAGTCAAGTCTCTCAGCGTCTACCACCcgcag CTGGCCTACTGTGTGGTTCAGTTCCTGGAGAAGGACAGCAGTCTGACAGAGCCG GTGATCATGGGGCTGCTGAAGTTCTGGCCCAAGACTCACAGTCCGAAGGAGGTGATGTTCCTGAACGAGCTGGAGGAGATCCTGGACGTCATCGAGCCGTCGGAGTTTGTTAAAGTCCAGGAGCCGCTTTTCAGACAGCTCGCCAAGTGTGTGTCCAGCCCCCACTTCCAG GTGGCAGAGAGAGCTCTGTATTACTGGAACAATGAGTACATCATGAGTCTGATCAGCGACAACGCCGCCAAGATCCTCCCCATCATGTTTCCCGCCCTCTACAAGAACTCCAAGAGCCACTGGAacaa gaCGATCCACGGTCTGATCTACAACGCTCTGAAGCTCTTCATGGAGATGAACCAGAAGCTGTTTGATGACTGCACACAGCAGTACAAGGCCGAGAAacaaaa aGAAAAATATAagctgaaggagagagaggagatctGGCACAAGATAGAAGAGCTGGCCAGACAGAACCCACAGGTACACTCACCT AGTAATAAGCTCCACCCCCTCCGCCCCGGACTCCACCCACAGGAAGAG TACATGCTGTACAGTGACAGCTCTGTGGCCGTGTACTCGATGGAAACAGAGACTCCGACAGCTGAAGACATCCAGCTGCTGAAGAAGACGGTGGAGACTGAAGCCTCGCAG GGTCTGAAGGATCTGAAGAAGGACAAAGTCCTGATGAGGAGGAAGTCGGAGCTGCCGCAGGACGTCTACACCATCAAAGCTCTGGAGGCGCACAAGAGAGCTGAGGAGTACCTGACAGCCAATCAGGAGGCTCTCTGA
- the ppp2r5d gene encoding serine/threonine-protein phosphatase 2A 56 kDa regulatory subunit delta isoform isoform X3, whose protein sequence is MPNKTKKEKETTKSAKSSTKNSNSSGGGGGGGKDAAADNSDESQQQQSGSKRPSNSTPPPTQLNKIKYSGGPQLVKKERRQSSSRFSLTRNRELQKLPALKDAPPVDREELFVQKLRQCCVLFDFVSDPLSDLKYKEVKRAGLNEMVEYITHNSDVVTECIYPEAVIMFSVNLFRTLPPSSNPTGAEFDPEEDEPTLEAAWPHLQLVYEFFLRFLESPDFQPNVAKKYIDQKFVMSLLELFDSEDPRERDFLKTILHRIYGKFLGLRAYIRRQINNIFYRFIYETEHHNGIAELLEILGSIINGFALPLKEEHKMFLIRVLLPLHKVKSLSVYHPQLAYCVVQFLEKDSSLTEPVIMGLLKFWPKTHSPKEVMFLNELEEILDVIEPSEFVKVQEPLFRQLAKCVSSPHFQVAERALYYWNNEYIMSLISDNAAKILPIMFPALYKNSKSHWNKTIHGLIYNALKLFMEMNQKLFDDCTQQYKAEKQKEKYKLKEREEIWHKIEELARQNPQVHSPSNKLHPLRPGLHPQEEYMLYSDSSVAVYSMETETPTAEDIQLLKKTVETEASQN, encoded by the exons GAAACAACCAAATCTGCCAAAAGCAGCACGAAGAACAGTaacagcagcggcggcggcggcggcggcgggaaAGATGCTGCCGCCGACAATTCAGACGAA tcccagcagcagcagagtggcAGTAAGCGTCCCAGTAACAGCACGCCGCCTCCCACTCAGCTCAACAAGATCAAATACTCTGGAGGTCCTCAGCTGGTGAAGAAGGAGCGACGCCAGAGCTCGTCCCGCTTCAGCCTAACCAGgaacagagagctgcagaaacTACCTGCTCTCAAAG ATGCTCCTCCGGTGGACCGTGAGGAGCTGTTCGTGCAGAAGCTGCGTCAGTGCTGCGTTCTGTTCGACTTCGTCAGCGACCCGCTCAGTGACCTCAAGTACAAGGAGGTGAAGAGAGCCGGACTCAACGAGATGGTCGAGTACATCACGCACAACAGCGACGTGGTGACCGAGTGTATCTACCCAGAGGCCGTCATCAtg ttttcAGTGAACTTGTTCCGGACTCTTCCTCCGTCCTCCAACCCGACCGGAGCCGAGTTCGACCCCGAGGAGGATGAACCGACGCTGGAAGCTGCCTGGCCCCACCTGCAG CTGGTTTACGAGTTCTTCCTCCGGTTCCTGGAGTCTCCAGACTTCCAGCCCAACGTCGCCAAAAAATACATCGACCAAAAGTTTGTCATGTCG CTGCTGGAGCTGTTTGACAGCGAAGATCCCCGAGAGAGAGACTTCCTGAAGACCATCCTGCACCGGATCTACGGCAAGTTCCTCGGCCTCCGAGCCTACATCCGCCGCCAGATCAACAACATCTTCTACAG atttatttatgAGACAGAACATCACAACGGCATCGCTGAGCTGCTGGAGATCCTGgggag TATAATCAACGGCTTCGCTCTCCCGCTGAAAGAAGAACACAAGATGTTTCTGATCAGAGTCCTTCTGCCGCTTCATAAAGTCAAGTCTCTCAGCGTCTACCACCcgcag CTGGCCTACTGTGTGGTTCAGTTCCTGGAGAAGGACAGCAGTCTGACAGAGCCG GTGATCATGGGGCTGCTGAAGTTCTGGCCCAAGACTCACAGTCCGAAGGAGGTGATGTTCCTGAACGAGCTGGAGGAGATCCTGGACGTCATCGAGCCGTCGGAGTTTGTTAAAGTCCAGGAGCCGCTTTTCAGACAGCTCGCCAAGTGTGTGTCCAGCCCCCACTTCCAG GTGGCAGAGAGAGCTCTGTATTACTGGAACAATGAGTACATCATGAGTCTGATCAGCGACAACGCCGCCAAGATCCTCCCCATCATGTTTCCCGCCCTCTACAAGAACTCCAAGAGCCACTGGAacaa gaCGATCCACGGTCTGATCTACAACGCTCTGAAGCTCTTCATGGAGATGAACCAGAAGCTGTTTGATGACTGCACACAGCAGTACAAGGCCGAGAAacaaaa aGAAAAATATAagctgaaggagagagaggagatctGGCACAAGATAGAAGAGCTGGCCAGACAGAACCCACAGGTACACTCACCT AGTAATAAGCTCCACCCCCTCCGCCCCGGACTCCACCCACAGGAAGAG TACATGCTGTACAGTGACAGCTCTGTGGCCGTGTACTCGATGGAAACAGAGACTCCGACAGCTGAAGACATCCAGCTGCTGAAGAAGACGGTGGAGACTGAAGCCTCGCAG AACTGA
- the ppp2r5d gene encoding serine/threonine-protein phosphatase 2A 56 kDa regulatory subunit delta isoform isoform X2 translates to MPNKTKKEKETTKSAKSSTKNSNSSGGGGGGGKDAAADNSDESQQQQSGSKRPSNSTPPPTQLNKIKYSGGPQLVKKERRQSSSRFSLTRNRELQKLPALKDAPPVDREELFVQKLRQCCVLFDFVSDPLSDLKYKEVKRAGLNEMVEYITHNSDVVTECIYPEAVIMFSVNLFRTLPPSSNPTGAEFDPEEDEPTLEAAWPHLQLVYEFFLRFLESPDFQPNVAKKYIDQKFVMSLLELFDSEDPRERDFLKTILHRIYGKFLGLRAYIRRQINNIFYRFIYETEHHNGIAELLEILGSIINGFALPLKEEHKMFLIRVLLPLHKVKSLSVYHPQLAYCVVQFLEKDSSLTEPVIMGLLKFWPKTHSPKEVMFLNELEEILDVIEPSEFVKVQEPLFRQLAKCVSSPHFQVAERALYYWNNEYIMSLISDNAAKILPIMFPALYKNSKSHWNKTIHGLIYNALKLFMEMNQKLFDDCTQQYKAEKQKEKYKLKEREEIWHKIEELARQNPQSNKLHPLRPGLHPQEEYMLYSDSSVAVYSMETETPTAEDIQLLKKTVETEASQGLKDLKKDKVLMRRKSELPQDVYTIKALEAHKRAEEYLTANQEAL, encoded by the exons GAAACAACCAAATCTGCCAAAAGCAGCACGAAGAACAGTaacagcagcggcggcggcggcggcggcgggaaAGATGCTGCCGCCGACAATTCAGACGAA tcccagcagcagcagagtggcAGTAAGCGTCCCAGTAACAGCACGCCGCCTCCCACTCAGCTCAACAAGATCAAATACTCTGGAGGTCCTCAGCTGGTGAAGAAGGAGCGACGCCAGAGCTCGTCCCGCTTCAGCCTAACCAGgaacagagagctgcagaaacTACCTGCTCTCAAAG ATGCTCCTCCGGTGGACCGTGAGGAGCTGTTCGTGCAGAAGCTGCGTCAGTGCTGCGTTCTGTTCGACTTCGTCAGCGACCCGCTCAGTGACCTCAAGTACAAGGAGGTGAAGAGAGCCGGACTCAACGAGATGGTCGAGTACATCACGCACAACAGCGACGTGGTGACCGAGTGTATCTACCCAGAGGCCGTCATCAtg ttttcAGTGAACTTGTTCCGGACTCTTCCTCCGTCCTCCAACCCGACCGGAGCCGAGTTCGACCCCGAGGAGGATGAACCGACGCTGGAAGCTGCCTGGCCCCACCTGCAG CTGGTTTACGAGTTCTTCCTCCGGTTCCTGGAGTCTCCAGACTTCCAGCCCAACGTCGCCAAAAAATACATCGACCAAAAGTTTGTCATGTCG CTGCTGGAGCTGTTTGACAGCGAAGATCCCCGAGAGAGAGACTTCCTGAAGACCATCCTGCACCGGATCTACGGCAAGTTCCTCGGCCTCCGAGCCTACATCCGCCGCCAGATCAACAACATCTTCTACAG atttatttatgAGACAGAACATCACAACGGCATCGCTGAGCTGCTGGAGATCCTGgggag TATAATCAACGGCTTCGCTCTCCCGCTGAAAGAAGAACACAAGATGTTTCTGATCAGAGTCCTTCTGCCGCTTCATAAAGTCAAGTCTCTCAGCGTCTACCACCcgcag CTGGCCTACTGTGTGGTTCAGTTCCTGGAGAAGGACAGCAGTCTGACAGAGCCG GTGATCATGGGGCTGCTGAAGTTCTGGCCCAAGACTCACAGTCCGAAGGAGGTGATGTTCCTGAACGAGCTGGAGGAGATCCTGGACGTCATCGAGCCGTCGGAGTTTGTTAAAGTCCAGGAGCCGCTTTTCAGACAGCTCGCCAAGTGTGTGTCCAGCCCCCACTTCCAG GTGGCAGAGAGAGCTCTGTATTACTGGAACAATGAGTACATCATGAGTCTGATCAGCGACAACGCCGCCAAGATCCTCCCCATCATGTTTCCCGCCCTCTACAAGAACTCCAAGAGCCACTGGAacaa gaCGATCCACGGTCTGATCTACAACGCTCTGAAGCTCTTCATGGAGATGAACCAGAAGCTGTTTGATGACTGCACACAGCAGTACAAGGCCGAGAAacaaaa aGAAAAATATAagctgaaggagagagaggagatctGGCACAAGATAGAAGAGCTGGCCAGACAGAACCCACAG AGTAATAAGCTCCACCCCCTCCGCCCCGGACTCCACCCACAGGAAGAG TACATGCTGTACAGTGACAGCTCTGTGGCCGTGTACTCGATGGAAACAGAGACTCCGACAGCTGAAGACATCCAGCTGCTGAAGAAGACGGTGGAGACTGAAGCCTCGCAG GGTCTGAAGGATCTGAAGAAGGACAAAGTCCTGATGAGGAGGAAGTCGGAGCTGCCGCAGGACGTCTACACCATCAAAGCTCTGGAGGCGCACAAGAGAGCTGAGGAGTACCTGACAGCCAATCAGGAGGCTCTCTGA